A portion of the Candidatus Hydrogenedentota bacterium genome contains these proteins:
- a CDS encoding sigma-70 family RNA polymerase sigma factor, whose protein sequence is MNESELVTRILAGEESLFAQIVSRYSGCVWAVCSSYVRNPSECEDVAQEVFVQGYRRLDTLRNPRALGAWLCQLARRHSLMWLRGAARREHSLARYGETLPAPVPDSGSGARGELEEAVWDALHGLPELYREALLLRYAEGYSTEQAAAALGISAAALRKRTERARNLLRDALWERMTPALEKRRHSGDLERGILAAIPFGTAPWLGAAGTGGAAVSVTSMKGGTSTMFGKITLMAGAIALTLLGGKAALQFASAPDAATPPPLAMQTDQTDQSEAAPAVSATPEPADAAAALPSPEAVPGVTPAAETASPAPAVAREIHAAPAHVSGRVTDGEGNPLANADVFLEVGRGLDRNDVCGHYHTRTGQDGRYQIAGVGDFGPGVLYAVADGFCMAFHLCDPSEGGSLRGVNVELSPAVHFVAGRVVDGNGAPVPGASVDCLYYGYDLEGLAETAKTGVTTGNIGGVKLVFTASSEDGAFRVALPHGGLCDFRVVGEGHGTGFFPRVPTGEENAMFALNPGGVLSGTVTDTEGRPVPNVPVRIAGEARPGGLSLVLAKIQPLPAPPVTVVTGADGGYRAADLGADFSYSVAVIPPEQEDTGTLPTEQGVRRIAEMMRQHDQSMHVEEVSAGKKGLRVQAGRETAGADLILGATSFATLRGRVTDRTTGRPACPVVVTAAVYGGGAKDYFQAKRGCSAVTLPDGRYELRLSNLTAPVEFSVGHLYMTEGGSAWDQPEEELATVTLGPGETRELDLAVDAPVTAPVRYVGLDGKPRQGIAAAMRMAGARGGCGGALVSGADGRVVFHGLRPGVSLEALAWLGTGSRTDTIGVSGAFTGKPGETVPEVTVVCRLAGGVEGLLTYPDGRPAANTALRCRLQEGEANTAGASATTDASGYFQLPASLPEGRHPGIVVEFLDRETATAYTDTAEEVEIAAGTLTSLGTLAAAAETDLARVVDAVGWDHTSNTAIAQNYTPEALGTLPDPDAVLKTGLALYDLERYEEALGVFGLLEEESRDTPLLRASALIWQGYLLDLLGRREEALAAYDAAADTGAAGVMRHDQFGISYEPAREAEARRTAPFVRVENLEK, encoded by the coding sequence ATGAACGAGTCGGAACTGGTCACACGGATCCTTGCGGGCGAGGAAAGCCTGTTCGCGCAGATTGTGTCCCGCTACAGCGGGTGCGTGTGGGCGGTCTGCTCCAGCTATGTGCGGAACCCGAGCGAGTGCGAGGACGTGGCGCAGGAGGTGTTCGTGCAGGGATACCGGCGGCTGGACACGCTGCGCAACCCGCGCGCCCTCGGCGCGTGGCTGTGCCAGCTGGCGCGCCGCCATTCGCTGATGTGGCTGCGGGGCGCGGCGCGGCGCGAGCACTCCCTGGCCCGCTACGGGGAGACGCTTCCCGCGCCCGTGCCGGACAGCGGGTCCGGGGCGCGCGGGGAACTGGAGGAGGCGGTCTGGGACGCCCTGCACGGGCTGCCGGAGCTGTACCGGGAGGCGCTCCTGCTGCGCTACGCCGAGGGCTATTCAACGGAGCAGGCTGCGGCGGCCCTGGGCATATCGGCCGCCGCCCTGCGAAAACGCACCGAACGCGCGAGGAACCTGCTGCGCGACGCCCTGTGGGAGCGCATGACCCCGGCGCTGGAGAAGCGCAGGCACAGCGGGGACTTGGAGAGGGGCATTCTGGCCGCCATTCCGTTCGGCACCGCGCCCTGGCTGGGTGCGGCGGGAACGGGGGGCGCGGCCGTGTCAGTAACCTCAATGAAGGGAGGGACCAGCACTATGTTCGGAAAGATCACCCTGATGGCGGGCGCCATCGCACTCACCCTGCTCGGGGGAAAGGCGGCGTTGCAGTTCGCTTCCGCCCCGGATGCCGCGACACCGCCACCCCTCGCGATGCAGACGGATCAAACGGATCAGTCGGAGGCGGCCCCCGCCGTTTCCGCAACCCCCGAACCGGCCGACGCGGCCGCCGCGTTGCCGTCCCCGGAAGCGGTCCCCGGTGTCACGCCTGCGGCGGAGACCGCGTCCCCCGCGCCCGCCGTCGCGCGGGAAATCCATGCCGCACCGGCCCATGTGTCCGGACGCGTCACTGACGGCGAGGGCAATCCCCTTGCGAACGCGGATGTGTTCCTGGAGGTGGGCCGGGGACTGGACCGGAACGATGTGTGTGGGCACTATCATACCCGGACCGGCCAGGACGGCCGATACCAGATCGCCGGAGTGGGGGACTTTGGGCCGGGGGTGCTGTACGCCGTCGCTGACGGATTCTGCATGGCGTTTCACCTCTGCGACCCGTCGGAGGGCGGCAGCCTGCGGGGGGTGAACGTGGAACTGTCCCCGGCGGTCCATTTCGTGGCGGGCCGGGTCGTTGACGGGAACGGCGCGCCGGTGCCCGGGGCCTCCGTGGACTGCCTGTACTATGGATACGATCTGGAGGGCCTCGCGGAAACCGCGAAAACGGGCGTGACCACGGGAAACATTGGGGGCGTCAAGCTAGTCTTCACCGCCTCCAGCGAGGACGGGGCGTTCCGCGTCGCCCTGCCGCATGGCGGCCTGTGCGATTTCCGCGTGGTCGGGGAGGGGCATGGAACGGGTTTCTTCCCCAGGGTGCCGACAGGGGAAGAGAACGCGATGTTCGCCCTGAACCCCGGCGGGGTGCTCTCCGGCACCGTGACCGACACCGAGGGACGGCCCGTGCCCAACGTCCCCGTCCGCATTGCCGGGGAGGCACGGCCCGGCGGTCTGTCCCTCGTTCTGGCGAAGATTCAGCCGCTGCCGGCGCCCCCCGTCACCGTTGTGACCGGGGCCGACGGCGGTTACCGGGCGGCGGACCTGGGCGCGGATTTCTCCTATTCGGTGGCCGTTATCCCCCCCGAACAGGAGGACACCGGAACGCTTCCCACGGAACAGGGGGTGCGCCGGATTGCCGAAATGATGCGCCAACACGACCAATCCATGCATGTTGAGGAGGTTTCCGCGGGGAAGAAAGGGCTCCGGGTGCAGGCAGGGCGGGAGACGGCGGGAGCAGACCTCATCCTCGGGGCGACCTCCTTCGCCACGCTGCGCGGACGGGTCACCGACCGCACCACGGGCCGGCCGGCATGCCCCGTGGTCGTCACAGCTGCCGTCTACGGCGGCGGCGCGAAAGACTATTTCCAGGCGAAGCGGGGCTGTTCCGCCGTGACGCTTCCGGACGGCCGCTATGAGCTGCGCCTCTCGAACCTGACCGCGCCCGTGGAGTTCAGCGTGGGGCACCTGTACATGACGGAGGGCGGCAGCGCCTGGGACCAGCCGGAAGAGGAACTCGCCACGGTCACCCTGGGCCCCGGGGAAACGCGGGAGCTGGACCTGGCGGTGGATGCGCCCGTCACCGCCCCGGTGCGCTATGTGGGCCTGGACGGCAAACCGCGGCAGGGCATTGCGGCCGCCATGCGCATGGCGGGCGCCCGGGGAGGGTGCGGCGGAGCGCTGGTCTCCGGCGCGGACGGGCGGGTGGTCTTCCACGGCCTGCGGCCCGGCGTGAGCCTTGAGGCCCTCGCCTGGCTGGGCACCGGATCAAGGACCGACACCATCGGTGTGAGCGGGGCGTTCACGGGAAAACCGGGCGAGACGGTGCCCGAGGTCACCGTGGTCTGCCGTCTTGCCGGAGGCGTGGAAGGCCTGCTCACCTATCCCGACGGACGCCCTGCGGCAAACACGGCACTGCGGTGCCGCTTGCAGGAGGGGGAAGCCAACACCGCCGGGGCCTCCGCCACCACCGATGCTTCGGGCTACTTCCAGCTCCCCGCCAGTTTGCCTGAAGGCCGGCATCCGGGCATCGTGGTGGAGTTCCTCGACCGGGAAACCGCCACGGCCTATACGGACACAGCCGAAGAGGTGGAGATCGCCGCCGGGACGCTGACCAGCCTAGGAACGCTGGCGGCGGCGGCGGAAACGGATTTGGCGCGGGTTGTGGACGCCGTGGGCTGGGACCACACCTCCAACACTGCCATCGCGCAGAACTACACGCCGGAGGCGCTCGGTACCCTTCCAGATCCGGACGCGGTGCTGAAGACAGGGCTTGCCCTCTACGACCTGGAGCGCTATGAGGAGGCCCTCGGCGTATTCGGCCTGCTGGAGGAAGAATCGCGGGACACCCCCCTTCTCCGGGCTTCGGCCCTCATTTGGCAGGGATATCTGCTGGACCTGCTGGGGCGGCGCGAGGAGGCCCTCGCCGCCTACGACGCGGCGGCGGACACCGGGGCAGCCGGTGTCATGCGTCATGACCAGTTCGGGATCTCCTACGAACCCGCCCGGGAGGCCGAGGCGCGGCGGACCGCGCCCTTCGTGCGGGTGGAGAACCTTGAAAAATAA
- a CDS encoding glutamate racemase codes for MSGGGPKEPAIGVFDSGVGGLTVFRRIAEALPREHLCYLGDTARVPYGTKSADTVIRYARSCAAHLRARGIKMLVVACNTASAYALEVLRDELPLPVIGVVEPGARAAIARTKTGRVGVIGTPGTVASGAYVRAIAALSPDIRVYSQACPLFVPLVEDGWTTGPVPEAVASRYLDRLAARGVDTLVLGCTHYPLLRGVIAKAMGPKVCLVDSAKETAKAVVETLQDRAMLQTGTRPGRREFYASDAPESFAKVGARMLGPRTPLAQVEWVDV; via the coding sequence ATGAGCGGGGGGGGCCCCAAAGAGCCCGCCATCGGCGTGTTCGATTCCGGGGTCGGCGGGCTGACGGTCTTCCGCCGCATCGCCGAGGCCCTCCCCCGCGAGCATCTCTGCTACTTGGGCGACACCGCCCGGGTGCCCTACGGCACCAAGTCGGCCGACACGGTCATCCGCTACGCCCGCTCCTGCGCCGCCCACCTCCGGGCCCGGGGCATCAAGATGCTGGTCGTCGCCTGCAACACCGCCTCCGCCTACGCGCTGGAAGTCCTCCGCGATGAGCTGCCCCTTCCCGTGATCGGCGTGGTCGAACCCGGCGCGCGCGCCGCCATCGCCCGCACCAAGACGGGCCGCGTGGGCGTCATCGGCACCCCGGGCACGGTTGCCAGCGGCGCCTATGTCCGCGCCATTGCCGCCCTCTCCCCGGACATCCGGGTCTATTCCCAGGCCTGCCCGCTGTTCGTCCCGCTGGTGGAGGACGGCTGGACCACCGGTCCCGTCCCCGAAGCCGTGGCATCGCGGTATTTGGACAGACTGGCCGCAAGGGGGGTGGACACTCTGGTGCTGGGATGCACCCACTACCCCCTCCTGCGCGGGGTCATTGCCAAGGCCATGGGTCCGAAGGTTTGCCTCGTGGACAGCGCCAAAGAAACAGCCAAGGCGGTTGTGGAAACCCTCCAGGACCGGGCAATGCTCCAGACGGGAACCCGCCCTGGCCGCCGGGAGTTTTACGCGAGTGACGCCCCGGAGAGTTTTGCCAAGGTGGGGGCCCGGATGCTGGGCCCGCGCACCCCCCTCGCGCAGGTGGAATGGGTGGATGTTTAG
- a CDS encoding pyruvate ferredoxin oxidoreductase has protein sequence MTTNSGGVTDVVVAGLGGQGVIRAADILAEAAFLSGADVRQSEIHGMSQRGGSVTSDVRFGACVHSPMVPTGGAGFLLVLHPTQLENNRHLLREGGVLVSTKLILGNSENLEDLDKDATPLTSRNFNVGLLGTLSALLPIPEKAWIEAIHRHLAPKFHAENEAAFAYGRTLTAG, from the coding sequence ATGACGACAAATAGCGGCGGTGTGACCGATGTGGTGGTTGCGGGGCTCGGCGGGCAGGGCGTAATCCGCGCGGCGGACATTCTCGCGGAGGCGGCCTTCCTCTCCGGCGCGGACGTGAGGCAGAGCGAAATCCACGGCATGAGCCAGCGCGGCGGCTCGGTGACGAGCGATGTGCGCTTCGGCGCGTGCGTGCACAGCCCCATGGTGCCGACGGGCGGGGCCGGGTTCCTGCTCGTTCTCCACCCGACGCAGCTGGAAAACAACCGCCATCTCCTGCGGGAGGGCGGGGTGCTGGTCTCGACCAAACTGATTCTCGGGAACAGCGAGAATCTGGAAGACCTCGACAAGGACGCCACCCCGCTCACGTCCCGGAACTTCAACGTCGGGCTGCTGGGGACGCTGAGCGCCCTGCTCCCGATTCCGGAGAAGGCGTGGATCGAGGCGATCCACCGCCATCTCGCGCCGAAGTTCCACGCGGAGAACGAGGCGGCCTTCGCCTACGGCAGGACGCTGACCGCCGGCTGA
- a CDS encoding SHOCT domain-containing protein gives MKRQNISPERKTVYYVGLTLIILGFLSFGSTFVSFITHFGDFTHMQVIAKSIMIRAFGGLGMMMVGMVLAGIGSRGLAGSGLVLDPQRAREDVEPWARMAGGVIKDAVEETGIRLGSAPPENADNPDFDEKLRKLHQLYKDGIITEEEYLKGKEEILGAL, from the coding sequence ATGAAGAGGCAAAACATCTCGCCGGAGCGAAAGACGGTCTACTACGTTGGCCTGACGCTGATTATCCTGGGTTTCCTGAGTTTTGGATCCACCTTTGTGTCGTTCATCACACACTTTGGGGACTTCACCCACATGCAAGTCATCGCGAAATCCATCATGATACGGGCCTTCGGAGGCTTGGGCATGATGATGGTGGGGATGGTTCTTGCGGGCATCGGCTCCCGGGGGCTGGCCGGGTCCGGCTTGGTTCTTGATCCGCAGCGGGCGCGGGAGGACGTGGAACCCTGGGCCAGAATGGCGGGCGGCGTGATCAAGGATGCGGTGGAGGAGACAGGCATCCGTCTGGGAAGCGCGCCGCCGGAGAATGCCGACAACCCGGATTTCGACGAGAAGCTGAGAAAGCTGCACCAGCTTTACAAGGATGGGATCATCACCGAAGAGGAGTACCTGAAAGGGAAGGAGGAGATCCTCGGAGCGCTGTGA
- a CDS encoding thiamine pyrophosphate-binding protein, giving the protein MTEERQLLSGNEAIALAALHMGVSLGTGYPGTPSTEILERYSALGGRAQWAPNEKVALEVGIGVAYGGARALVTMKHVGVNVAADPLFTLAYTGVRGALVLVSADDPGMASSQNEQDNRRYAKAAGVMMLEPADAQEAYDFTRTAFELSETWNLPVMLRVTTRVCHSKSIVTPKGPSPSEKPLEFVRDFQSYVMVPAYARPAHRRLRAKLEKITDWNEHAPVNRVVKGSKSLGIVTSGVCYLHVREAVPDASVFKVGMSHPLPIHQIRAFAQTVDRCVVIEEGDPYLVEQLRTEGIACEDKLDMYRFGELNVTRVRRIIAGDGSPEPMAPRGKPPQLCVGCPHRMAFAVLKKHDCVIAGDIGCYTLSVLPPFETMDTCVCMGASIGVGLGLRHALPDDKARRVVSVIGDSTFMHSGLTGLAEMVYNPPKTGHVVIILDNGTTAMTGMQEHPGTGRKLDHTWTNQVKVEEVARAMGVTNVTVVEHPPALEAAITGALSKDELSLIIMRRVCRLAEKRIKALEADREKCHDDK; this is encoded by the coding sequence ATGACCGAAGAACGTCAATTGCTGAGCGGCAACGAGGCCATTGCCCTCGCCGCGCTGCACATGGGAGTCTCCCTGGGGACCGGCTATCCCGGCACCCCGTCCACGGAAATATTGGAGCGGTACTCCGCCCTCGGCGGACGCGCCCAGTGGGCGCCCAACGAGAAAGTGGCCCTGGAGGTCGGCATCGGCGTGGCCTACGGGGGCGCGCGCGCCCTGGTCACCATGAAGCACGTCGGGGTGAATGTGGCGGCGGACCCGCTGTTCACGCTGGCCTACACGGGGGTGCGCGGGGCGCTGGTGCTGGTGTCGGCCGACGACCCCGGCATGGCCTCCAGCCAGAACGAGCAGGACAACCGGCGCTACGCGAAGGCGGCGGGGGTGATGATGCTGGAGCCCGCGGACGCGCAGGAGGCCTACGACTTCACGCGCACCGCATTTGAGCTTTCGGAGACCTGGAACCTGCCGGTGATGCTGCGGGTGACCACCCGGGTGTGCCACTCCAAGAGCATCGTGACGCCGAAGGGGCCGTCGCCCTCCGAGAAGCCCCTGGAATTCGTGCGCGATTTCCAGTCCTATGTGATGGTGCCCGCCTACGCGCGTCCGGCCCACCGCCGCCTGCGCGCGAAACTGGAGAAGATCACCGACTGGAACGAGCACGCCCCGGTCAACCGCGTCGTGAAGGGGTCCAAGTCCCTCGGCATCGTCACCTCCGGCGTGTGCTACCTGCACGTGCGCGAGGCGGTCCCCGATGCCAGCGTGTTCAAGGTGGGCATGAGCCACCCGCTGCCGATCCACCAGATCCGCGCCTTCGCGCAGACGGTGGACCGCTGCGTGGTGATCGAGGAGGGCGACCCCTACCTCGTCGAGCAGCTGCGCACCGAGGGGATCGCCTGCGAGGACAAGCTGGACATGTACCGCTTCGGCGAGCTGAACGTCACGCGGGTGCGCCGGATCATCGCGGGCGACGGCAGCCCCGAGCCCATGGCCCCGCGCGGCAAGCCGCCGCAACTGTGCGTGGGCTGCCCGCACCGCATGGCCTTCGCCGTGCTCAAGAAGCACGACTGCGTCATCGCGGGGGACATCGGGTGCTACACCCTGAGCGTGCTGCCGCCCTTCGAGACGATGGACACCTGCGTGTGCATGGGCGCGAGCATCGGCGTGGGCCTGGGGCTGCGCCACGCCCTTCCGGACGACAAGGCGCGCCGCGTGGTCAGCGTCATCGGCGACAGCACCTTCATGCACAGCGGGCTCACGGGCCTGGCCGAGATGGTGTACAACCCGCCGAAGACGGGGCATGTGGTCATCATTCTGGACAACGGCACCACCGCCATGACGGGCATGCAGGAGCACCCCGGCACGGGGCGGAAACTGGACCACACCTGGACCAACCAGGTGAAGGTCGAGGAGGTTGCCCGGGCCATGGGCGTGACGAACGTCACCGTGGTGGAGCATCCGCCCGCGCTGGAGGCCGCCATCACCGGCGCCCTGTCGAAGGACGAGCTGTCCCTCATCATCATGCGCCGCGTCTGCCGCCTGGCGGAAAAGCGGATCAAGGCCCTTGAAGCCGACCGGGAGAAGTGCCATGACGACAAATAG
- a CDS encoding GerMN domain-containing protein, with protein sequence MKSGAKKSILFRLALSLWALATLVLCVVVAAMAAEMIKTGRSPMTALTAPLPAGDAAGERAANATPETLKTAQLYFAAEDESGLAPEPASLEWGPRTVENCRRALTALVAGPRQPGLAAVFPEGTRVRGVYLLDGGELVVDFSNEISLGAMRQRSAAREALLTQAIATTLVQEALRGTDDQSLRSVRILIEGAPPLEQFPAHLDWSQPVLPDPGWVQAQMQ encoded by the coding sequence GTGAAGAGCGGAGCGAAAAAGAGCATCCTGTTCCGGCTGGCCCTTTCCCTGTGGGCGCTGGCCACGCTGGTGCTGTGCGTGGTCGTCGCGGCGATGGCCGCCGAAATGATCAAGACAGGGCGCAGCCCCATGACGGCGCTCACCGCCCCCCTCCCCGCCGGGGACGCGGCCGGGGAGCGGGCTGCGAACGCAACGCCCGAGACGTTGAAAACCGCCCAGTTGTATTTCGCCGCCGAGGACGAGAGCGGGCTCGCGCCCGAGCCGGCCTCGCTGGAGTGGGGCCCCCGCACGGTGGAGAACTGCCGCAGGGCCCTGACGGCGCTGGTGGCGGGGCCCCGCCAGCCGGGACTGGCCGCCGTGTTCCCCGAGGGCACGCGCGTCCGCGGCGTCTATCTGCTGGACGGCGGCGAGCTGGTGGTGGACTTCTCGAACGAGATTTCGCTGGGCGCGATGCGCCAGCGCAGCGCCGCCCGCGAGGCCCTGCTGACCCAGGCCATCGCGACCACCCTCGTGCAGGAGGCCCTGCGCGGCACGGACGACCAAAGCCTCCGGTCCGTGCGCATTCTGATCGAGGGTGCCCCGCCCCTGGAGCAGTTCCCCGCGCATCTGGACTGGTCGCAGCCCGTCCTGCCCGACCCCGGCTGGGTGCAGGCGCAGATGCAATGA
- a CDS encoding transposase, protein MTEITQPHWHSRGYLPHFDCPNTVQHVTFRLADSLPAAALTRMEGELFLLPEEQRDPERRKSLEELADAGHGSCILRRPDAALLVQSALLMFDGDRYRMLAWVVMPNHVHALMEPLNGWTLGKIVWSWKSFTGRRLAPLLGNVSAGRVWHREYWDRFVRNADHFRNVVEYIHWNPVKAGLARSPQEYEWSSAGRGVLRYGGE, encoded by the coding sequence ATGACGGAGATCACACAGCCTCACTGGCATTCCCGGGGCTATCTGCCGCATTTCGACTGTCCAAACACCGTGCAGCATGTCACCTTCCGGCTTGCGGACAGTCTGCCCGCCGCCGCCCTGACCCGGATGGAGGGGGAACTCTTTCTTCTGCCGGAGGAACAGCGGGATCCGGAGCGCAGAAAGTCGCTGGAGGAACTTGCGGACGCCGGCCACGGTTCTTGCATCCTGCGGCGGCCCGACGCCGCCCTTCTTGTGCAGAGTGCCCTGCTGATGTTTGACGGGGACAGGTACCGGATGCTGGCCTGGGTGGTCATGCCGAACCATGTGCATGCGCTGATGGAGCCCTTGAACGGCTGGACGCTGGGGAAAATTGTGTGGTCATGGAAGTCTTTCACCGGAAGGCGTCTGGCCCCGTTGTTGGGCAATGTATCCGCTGGCAGAGTCTGGCACCGGGAGTATTGGGACCGTTTTGTCAGGAACGCAGACCATTTCCGCAATGTCGTGGAATACATCCACTGGAATCCCGTAAAGGCGGGGCTGGCGCGGTCTCCGCAGGAGTATGAATGGAGCAGTGCCGGACGGGGTGTCCTCCGCTATGGAGGAGAGTGA
- a CDS encoding family 20 glycosylhydrolase has translation MKHLVVVLSAGLFLAAGLSGCQTGVGTPPQAAGEGEMHTTAAPTVDLETKPATFPANEDLILLPMPRSLAFLEGAPVKADAAAPVVAVDAAVMPHAQGYLLEVGEGAAPKVTAHDAAGAFYARQTLKQLARQYPAGYLPRVRVEDWPDFPNRGVMLDVARDKVPTMDTLRMLADLFAEMKCNQIQLYTEHTFAYQGHETVWRDASPMTPEDIRAFDAYCGERFIELVPNQNSFGHMGRWLDHPEYAHLAEKPGSGDLCPVDPASVELLRGMYADLLPNFTSGQVNVGCDETWSLGKGRSKAAVDAQGVGPVYLSFLKEIHKIVSGHGKTMQFWGDIIMLHPELIPELPRPVIAMEWGYEADHPFADHGKKFAASGIPFYVVPGTSAWNSLLGRTDNALANLRNAAVNGLANGAVGFLTTDWGDNGHWQTLPVSMGPFAYGAAVSWCQTANLDLPLARALDRHVFMDAAGKTGQAALDLGNAHTKTGVVIGNNTVYYALLLNALGGSPAKGPAKNLTVASAEAAQTMLRDALARVQDSAMARPDAELVKREFALNTDLALLALDLGRERILAGNVPTAGLPAAVKGKLAERLRDIIARHRAVWMERNRPGGLRESAGRMEALLALLER, from the coding sequence ATGAAGCACCTGGTTGTCGTATTGAGTGCGGGCCTTTTTCTGGCGGCGGGGTTGTCGGGGTGCCAGACGGGTGTGGGCACGCCGCCGCAGGCGGCGGGGGAGGGGGAGATGCACACCACGGCCGCGCCCACGGTGGACCTGGAAACGAAGCCCGCCACTTTTCCCGCGAACGAAGACCTGATCCTCCTGCCTATGCCGCGGTCGCTGGCGTTTCTTGAGGGTGCGCCCGTGAAGGCGGACGCGGCGGCGCCGGTGGTGGCGGTGGACGCGGCGGTGATGCCGCACGCGCAGGGGTACCTCCTGGAGGTGGGGGAGGGGGCCGCGCCGAAGGTGACGGCGCATGACGCCGCGGGGGCCTTCTACGCGCGGCAGACGCTGAAACAGCTGGCACGGCAGTATCCGGCGGGCTATCTGCCCCGGGTGCGCGTCGAGGACTGGCCGGATTTCCCGAACCGCGGGGTGATGCTGGACGTGGCGCGGGACAAGGTGCCGACGATGGACACCCTGCGCATGCTGGCTGACCTTTTCGCGGAGATGAAGTGCAACCAAATCCAGCTGTACACGGAGCACACTTTCGCCTACCAGGGCCACGAGACCGTCTGGAGGGATGCGTCGCCCATGACGCCGGAGGACATCCGCGCCTTCGACGCGTACTGCGGGGAGCGGTTCATCGAGCTGGTGCCCAACCAGAACTCTTTCGGCCACATGGGGCGGTGGCTTGACCACCCGGAATACGCGCATCTCGCCGAGAAGCCCGGTTCCGGCGACCTGTGCCCGGTGGACCCCGCCAGCGTGGAGCTGCTGCGCGGGATGTACGCCGACCTGCTGCCGAACTTCACCAGCGGGCAGGTGAACGTTGGGTGCGACGAGACGTGGAGCCTGGGCAAGGGCCGCAGCAAGGCGGCCGTGGACGCCCAGGGCGTGGGCCCCGTCTACCTTTCCTTCCTCAAGGAAATCCACAAGATTGTGTCCGGCCACGGGAAGACCATGCAGTTCTGGGGCGACATCATCATGCTGCACCCGGAGCTGATCCCCGAACTGCCGCGGCCCGTCATCGCCATGGAGTGGGGCTACGAGGCGGACCATCCCTTCGCCGACCACGGCAAGAAATTCGCCGCCTCCGGCATTCCGTTCTATGTGGTGCCGGGCACGTCGGCCTGGAACTCCCTGCTGGGGCGCACGGACAACGCGCTGGCCAACCTGCGCAATGCGGCGGTCAACGGCCTGGCGAACGGCGCCGTCGGCTTCCTGACGACGGACTGGGGCGACAACGGGCACTGGCAGACTCTGCCCGTCTCGATGGGGCCCTTCGCCTACGGCGCGGCGGTGAGCTGGTGCCAGACGGCCAACCTGGACCTGCCGCTGGCGAGGGCGCTCGACCGGCACGTGTTTATGGACGCCGCGGGAAAGACGGGACAGGCGGCGCTGGACCTCGGCAACGCCCACACGAAGACGGGGGTGGTCATCGGGAACAACACGGTGTACTACGCGCTCCTGCTCAACGCCCTGGGCGGGTCTCCGGCCAAGGGGCCGGCGAAGAACCTCACCGTGGCCTCCGCCGAGGCGGCGCAGACGATGTTGCGCGATGCCCTGGCCCGGGTGCAGGACAGCGCGATGGCCCGCCCGGACGCGGAACTGGTGAAGCGGGAGTTTGCCCTGAACACCGACCTGGCGCTGCTGGCGCTGGACCTGGGGCGCGAGCGCATTCTTGCGGGGAACGTGCCCACCGCCGGGCTTCCCGCGGCGGTGAAGGGCAAACTGGCCGAACGGCTCCGCGACATCATCGCGCGCCACCGCGCGGTGTGGATGGAGCGGAACCGGCCCGGTGGTCTGCGCGAGAGCGCCGGACGCATGGAGGCGCTGCTGGCCCTTCTGGAGCGCTGA